One genomic window of Cupriavidus oxalaticus includes the following:
- a CDS encoding PglL family O-oligosaccharyltransferase, translating into MPPYRPSIPSAALIAAIVFPLLVSRHTLPLATFYGEWTAACCAISLIAFLALRKPTTPATDAAISLPWVALLFCWLAAVGLTRTALGHADITGSATLTVLTLFLGAAVTCAAWSYRRSQASETLNAGDTLAIAFLIAGLLGTVTQWVQLFHLERSTFGLVSTYFYDDNRRLWGNLNQPNHQATVHGLALVASVWLASRGRLRFPMWLVAVALLESGIVLSGSRTGVLHVGLAALYALVAAWLARGTLRETDPMRRTTGLLVAAAAMIVMLLVLQPAIRAAGQLLDWRLFDTIAQLEAEDQMSARGALWSHALAMFRAHPWLGVGWGEFGWAQFTQLPQVGVKVEMSLHAHNAVLDLLAKTGVAGTLGVALILAAWLWRVVRARLWQAENGERREAVLMLTWLAMLCAHSMLEYPLHYLYFFLPFCFLLGWLEPAAAGPWRVPVSVAKGLSVACIAIAAAILATMWHDYRRAEAREYAASETRNTLPMPRFWFRQHAQADAAGLAVITPQNAAQLLPAHIAAVHLLPTPTMIARTAWLLALTGDAAQGRLWMERLRWYYLGDEATQYAEIAKACRELSEGERPQAFCAWVTDRSRRFSAWGRN; encoded by the coding sequence ATGCCGCCGTACCGGCCAAGCATCCCGTCGGCTGCTCTAATCGCAGCAATCGTCTTCCCGCTGCTAGTCTCCCGGCACACGCTGCCACTTGCGACGTTCTACGGCGAATGGACTGCCGCGTGCTGTGCGATCTCTCTAATCGCGTTCCTGGCTCTGCGCAAGCCCACTACACCAGCAACGGACGCGGCGATTTCGCTGCCATGGGTAGCCTTGCTATTCTGCTGGCTCGCCGCTGTCGGCCTGACGCGCACCGCCCTCGGCCACGCCGATATCACCGGCAGCGCGACCCTCACTGTCCTGACCCTGTTCCTCGGCGCAGCGGTGACATGCGCCGCATGGTCATACCGCCGCAGTCAAGCATCCGAGACGCTCAACGCCGGCGACACCCTGGCCATCGCCTTCCTGATCGCCGGCCTGCTCGGCACCGTCACACAGTGGGTCCAGCTCTTCCATCTCGAGCGCAGCACCTTCGGCCTCGTGTCCACCTACTTCTACGACGACAACCGCCGCCTGTGGGGCAACCTGAACCAGCCCAATCACCAGGCCACCGTGCACGGCCTCGCACTGGTTGCGTCAGTCTGGCTGGCATCGCGCGGCAGGCTGCGTTTCCCGATGTGGCTGGTAGCGGTAGCACTGCTGGAGAGCGGCATCGTGCTATCGGGATCGCGCACCGGCGTGCTGCATGTTGGTCTTGCCGCGCTCTACGCGCTGGTTGCTGCCTGGCTGGCACGCGGCACGCTGCGCGAGACGGATCCGATGCGGCGTACGACCGGACTGCTGGTGGCCGCGGCCGCCATGATCGTGATGCTGCTGGTGCTGCAGCCAGCGATCCGCGCCGCCGGCCAGCTGCTCGACTGGCGCTTGTTCGACACCATCGCGCAACTGGAAGCCGAAGACCAGATGTCCGCACGTGGCGCGCTATGGTCGCATGCATTGGCGATGTTCCGCGCGCATCCATGGCTCGGTGTCGGCTGGGGCGAATTCGGCTGGGCGCAATTCACCCAGTTGCCGCAGGTCGGCGTGAAGGTGGAGATGTCCCTGCATGCGCATAACGCTGTGCTAGACCTGCTGGCCAAGACCGGCGTCGCGGGCACGCTCGGCGTCGCGCTGATTCTCGCAGCGTGGCTATGGCGCGTGGTGCGGGCGCGGCTCTGGCAGGCAGAAAACGGCGAGCGCCGTGAAGCGGTGCTGATGCTGACGTGGCTGGCGATGCTCTGCGCGCATTCGATGCTCGAATACCCGCTGCACTACCTGTACTTCTTCCTGCCGTTCTGTTTCCTGCTGGGCTGGCTCGAGCCTGCCGCCGCCGGACCATGGCGCGTCCCGGTCAGTGTGGCGAAGGGTCTCAGCGTGGCTTGCATTGCGATTGCCGCTGCCATCCTGGCAACCATGTGGCATGACTACCGCCGCGCCGAAGCACGCGAATACGCGGCCAGCGAAACCCGCAACACCTTGCCGATGCCGCGCTTCTGGTTCCGCCAGCATGCGCAGGCCGATGCCGCGGGCCTGGCCGTCATCACGCCGCAGAACGCAGCGCAACTGCTGCCCGCGCATATCGCCGCGGTGCACTTGCTGCCGACTCCCACGATGATCGCGCGCACGGCGTGGCTGCTCGCGCTGACCGGCGATGCCGCGCAAGGCCGGCTGTGGATGGAGCGGTTGCGCTGGTACTACCTGGGCGATGAAGCGACGCAATACGCCGAGATCGCCAAGGCATGCCGCGAGTTGTCCGAGGGCGAGCGCCCGCAGGCGTTCTGCGCCTGGGTCACCGATCGCTCGCGCCGGTTCTCCGCGTGGGGACGCAACTGA
- a CDS encoding pilin: MQRVQLKKLGRRVQKGFTLIELMIVVAIIGILAAIAIPQYQDYVTRSRWASPISQVAPLKQAIAQCAQVSGGVLTTCDSIGELTTATGYPALPAPAGVTLTFGDGATTVATATQIDIELTATAANLGSGVGCIVTLRGVSNANAIVWTGITSGGTCTRAQTGV, encoded by the coding sequence ATGCAACGGGTACAACTGAAGAAACTGGGCCGTCGTGTCCAGAAGGGCTTTACGCTGATCGAACTGATGATCGTGGTGGCGATCATTGGTATTTTGGCGGCGATTGCGATTCCGCAGTATCAGGACTATGTGACGCGTAGCCGGTGGGCGAGCCCGATTTCGCAAGTCGCGCCATTGAAGCAGGCAATTGCCCAGTGTGCGCAAGTATCCGGTGGTGTTCTGACAACCTGTGACAGCATTGGTGAACTTACTACGGCTACGGGCTATCCGGCATTGCCTGCGCCGGCTGGGGTGACCTTGACTTTTGGTGATGGTGCCACGACAGTGGCTACCGCTACTCAAATTGATATTGAGCTGACTGCCACTGCTGCCAACTTGGGTTCGGGAGTTGGTTGCATCGTTACTCTCCGCGGCGTCAGCAATGCGAATGCGATCGTTTGGACCGGGATCACGTCTGGCGGCACCTGCACGCGCGCTCAGACCGGTGTATAA